One window of Chloroflexus aggregans DSM 9485 genomic DNA carries:
- a CDS encoding DegT/DnrJ/EryC1/StrS family aminotransferase: MSIPMSSPDITAAEIAAVNQVLQTGYLSIGPQIVAFEQAMARYVGLPHAIGVNSGTSGLHLCCIATGARDGDLVITTPFSFIASANSILYERAIPVFVDVDPVTGNIDPQLVAEAVHDLMRGGAAATRWLPRRHGSIGTLKAIMPVHAFGQPADMDPINTVAAEYGLYVIEDACEAIGSTYKGRMAGTLSDAAVFAFYPNKQMTTGEGGMIVTPHDEWATLFRSLRNQGRDVFDAWLNHTRLGYNYRLDELSAALGVVQLSRIEELIARRSQVAAWYHEQLADLELVECPQLSPHTTRMSWFVYVVRILPPANRNTVMQRLAAAGIPSRPYFTPIHLQPFYQERFGYERGDFPITERLGDVSLALPFSSVMSEAQVSEVVERLRAALTA, translated from the coding sequence GTGTCGATCCCAATGTCATCGCCAGACATTACTGCCGCCGAGATTGCGGCCGTCAATCAGGTGTTGCAGACCGGCTATTTAAGCATTGGACCACAGATAGTTGCTTTCGAGCAGGCAATGGCCCGCTATGTTGGTCTTCCGCACGCCATCGGTGTCAACTCTGGAACCAGCGGCTTACATCTCTGCTGTATCGCCACCGGAGCGCGTGACGGCGATCTGGTGATTACCACGCCATTCTCGTTTATCGCTTCGGCGAATAGCATTCTCTACGAACGGGCCATTCCCGTCTTCGTCGACGTTGATCCGGTCACCGGTAACATTGATCCGCAGCTCGTTGCCGAGGCAGTACACGATCTGATGCGCGGTGGCGCCGCTGCCACCCGTTGGCTGCCACGCCGACACGGGTCAATCGGCACTTTGAAGGCGATTATGCCGGTGCATGCCTTTGGCCAACCTGCCGATATGGATCCGATCAACACCGTAGCTGCCGAATACGGTTTGTATGTGATCGAAGATGCCTGCGAAGCCATTGGATCGACCTACAAAGGGCGCATGGCCGGTACGCTGAGTGATGCTGCTGTCTTTGCCTTTTATCCCAACAAGCAGATGACTACCGGCGAGGGTGGGATGATTGTGACGCCTCACGATGAATGGGCAACACTCTTCCGCTCGTTACGCAATCAGGGCCGTGATGTCTTCGATGCATGGCTCAACCATACGCGGCTCGGCTACAACTATCGACTTGACGAGCTGAGTGCAGCTTTAGGTGTTGTGCAATTGAGTCGGATCGAAGAACTCATTGCCCGCCGCTCCCAAGTCGCGGCGTGGTATCACGAGCAACTGGCCGACCTCGAACTGGTTGAGTGTCCTCAGCTCAGTCCCCACACAACACGCATGAGCTGGTTTGTGTATGTGGTGCGGATTCTGCCACCGGCCAATCGCAACACCGTCATGCAACGTCTCGCGGCTGCCGGCATTCCCAGCCGTCCGTACTTTACTCCGATCCATCTCCAACCTTTCTACCAAGAACGCTTCGGCTACGAACGCGGCGATTTTCCCATCACCGAACGCCTCGGCGACGTATCACTGGCTCTTCCTTTTTCCAGTGTGATGAGCGAAGCTCAGGTGAGCGAGGTAGTAGAACGGCTGCGCGCTGCCCTCACCGCCTGA
- a CDS encoding acetyltransferase: MTQRILILGAGGHGQVVADILLRAAANGNLYQPIGYLDDNPRRQGTQALGLPVLGPLAAISDIAHEGVVIAIGDNRVRARLFDTLQQRGETIVCAIHPTAIIAADVIIGPGTMVCAGVIINPGSVIGANVILNTGCTIDHHNQIGDHVHIAPGVHTGGDVVIGTGSLIGIGAIVMPQRRVGAWSIAGAGALIHRDVPSETVVVGVPARPLRTRTGGTDPRLDTTTPHDA, from the coding sequence ATGACACAACGCATTCTCATTCTTGGTGCAGGTGGACACGGTCAGGTCGTAGCCGACATCCTGTTACGAGCGGCTGCGAACGGCAATCTCTACCAACCCATCGGCTATCTTGACGACAATCCACGCCGTCAAGGTACACAGGCTCTTGGGTTGCCTGTATTAGGGCCACTCGCTGCGATAAGCGACATAGCGCATGAGGGCGTCGTCATCGCGATTGGTGATAACCGGGTACGGGCACGGTTATTTGATACGCTACAGCAGCGTGGTGAAACCATCGTGTGCGCTATCCATCCAACTGCCATTATTGCCGCCGATGTCATCATTGGTCCCGGCACGATGGTCTGTGCCGGTGTTATTATCAATCCCGGTAGCGTGATCGGCGCCAACGTTATTCTCAATACCGGATGCACCATCGACCATCACAATCAGATCGGTGACCATGTCCACATCGCACCTGGCGTTCATACCGGAGGTGATGTTGTGATCGGCACCGGATCATTGATCGGGATTGGAGCGATTGTGATGCCACAACGCCGCGTTGGTGCGTGGAGCATTGCCGGTGCCGGCGCATTGATCCACCGGGATGTGCCATCTGAAACGGTAGTCGTTGGCGTACCGGCGCGCCCGTTGCGTACCCGCACAGGAGGGACTGATCCGCGTCTCGACACAACCACGCCGCACGATGCTTAG
- a CDS encoding sugar transferase, whose translation MYRRYGKRLLDLMIVIPALIVLAPVMALIAILVRINLGPGIFFRQQRPGLYGRPFTMLKFRTMTNACDAQGNLLPDEQRLTRFGRFLRSTSLDELPELFCVLRGEMSLVGPRPLLMQYLDRYTPEQRRRHEVLPGITGLAQINGRNALSWDAKFAYDVYYVDHLSLWLDLKILALTCWKVLQREGISQPGHATAEEFRGSPPRIPPSPIQPESPL comes from the coding sequence ATGTACCGTCGTTATGGAAAACGGCTGCTTGATCTGATGATCGTTATTCCGGCCCTGATCGTGCTGGCGCCGGTGATGGCACTCATCGCCATCCTGGTGCGCATCAACCTCGGCCCCGGTATCTTTTTCCGGCAGCAGCGGCCCGGCTTGTATGGCCGCCCGTTTACCATGCTGAAGTTTCGTACCATGACCAACGCCTGTGACGCACAGGGTAATCTCTTGCCCGACGAACAACGACTCACGCGGTTTGGTCGTTTTTTACGCAGTACCAGTCTTGACGAACTCCCCGAACTGTTCTGTGTGTTGCGTGGTGAAATGAGCTTAGTCGGGCCGCGACCGCTGCTCATGCAATATCTGGACCGGTATACTCCTGAGCAACGCCGCCGGCACGAGGTGTTACCGGGCATTACCGGGTTGGCCCAGATCAACGGACGCAACGCACTTTCGTGGGATGCGAAGTTTGCCTACGATGTCTATTACGTCGACCACTTATCGCTATGGCTTGATCTGAAGATTTTGGCTCTGACCTGCTGGAAAGTATTACAGCGTGAAGGGATTAGCCAACCCGGCCACGCTACCGCCGAAGAGTTTCGTGGTTCGCCCCCGCGCATCCCACCGTCACCAATTCAACCCGAAAGCCCGTTGTGA